From the Methanosarcinales archaeon genome, the window CATTACGGTTTCAGAGATTTGAAAAAGCTCAATTTTTGGAGGTGTGAAGTATAATTGGGATGTAATAGGAAAATTGAAAAATGAATTATCTATTCCTGTGATTGCAAATGGTGATATTGTTGACGAGAGATCAGCCGGGAAAGTACTTGAATACACAGGATGCGATGGAATTATGATCGGACGTGCAGCAATAGGGAACCCATACATTTTCAAGAGAATTGAGCATTATCTTAGAACAGGGAAATATCTTGAGCCTTTGAGCAAGGAAGAACAGGTCAATGACTTTTTTGATTACGTTAGCCTGTTAAATAAATTCAATATACTTGATTATGCCAATATTAAGCTTCATGCAAAGTGGTTCACTAAAGGAATCAACAGGGGAAAATCAGTTCGGACAAGAATAAATGCTGCTGATAATATTGATACCATAATGGAGATTATGGGTGAAATATAGATTTGCTAAGAATGTTTCTTAACTACTTGTCCACTTTTTGGGGATACCTGCTCATTTAAATTGGATTCAAATATCATGTGAAAACTCCTCTTCTTTCATCAGCTAGAGCAGCCACTTGATCATACAGTCAAATCAAAACATCACTATGTCAGACATCTCAAGCAGGACCATGCAATCATCTCCCACACTCAACTCCAGGGCAGATAATACATGATTTGTTATTTCTGCCACCAGCAATAGACTACATCCATTTAATTTCAGAGAGACTAACCTGCTCGCCCCTTTATTTGCTATACTCCTGATCACTCCTGAAAATACATTCTTCTTATCTCCTCTGGAATTTCCGGCCTTTGAGATCCGGATATTTTCAGGTCGGATCCCCCATGTAACATTGTTAGCATAGCTGCGATCCACATAAGGCGCTATTAACGATAGTTCCTCAAATTTCAAATGTATACACTTTGAACGATCATACTC encodes:
- a CDS encoding tRNA-dihydrouridine synthase, encoding MFGGVKYNWDVIGKLKNELSIPVIANGDIVDERSAGKVLEYTGCDGIMIGRAAIGNPYIFKRIEHYLRTGKYLEPLSKEEQVNDFFDYVSLLNKFNILDYANIKLHAKWFTKGINRGKSVRTRINAADNIDTIMEIMGEI